In the Hevea brasiliensis isolate MT/VB/25A 57/8 chromosome 8, ASM3005281v1, whole genome shotgun sequence genome, tcattttattaaatttaCTTGTGGTGTTTTGAACACCCTCTCCAACTCCTCCAGGAAAAGCAAGTTTCTGTTGGCTTGGAGTTCATCTTATCTCCATGTTGTtgaataatgttattttggattaaCATTTCCTTTGTAAACATAAAATGTATGATCTGCTTTATTTGTGTATACAGTGATGTAGAGTTCCACTAAGCAACAATAACAATCTGATTATCTGATACACCTGCAATCCAATATGTTTCATGCTAGGTGTGAGGACTGTTGCAGAGGAACGCATTAAAAAAATATGCCATGCTAATATATCTAGATACATGTCAGACAAATACAGGGCAGCTAATCGAAGTTCTCTTTCGGAGCTTTTTATTTCATTCCTTGCAAAGGTAATAATTCTTGCCACTTCTCAACTTTCCATGTATAATTCTGTGTTTAGTAGGTAATTGTAGTGTTAGGATCAAATGTGAAGATATGTTCTGAGTTGTCTAATCTATGAATGCTGATTATGTCCACATTGCTTGTTTTTCTTTATATTATGCTCCTTTTTTGCCAGAGTTTCTTAATATGCTTGCAAATAACAATAATGTTAATGAACTGCATATTTTATAGATATAATATATTTTCTAGTGTTCTTCATTCAAGTCCTTGAAATTTGCAAGTGCTCTCCTCATCCCTGTTTCATGTAATTTATGTGTACTTTGTTATCTGTTTTGCAGTTTTCTAACATTAGTACAAAGGCTGTGAAGTTAGGAATTTGCACATTTACTGGACAATGGCAAGACATGAGAAGCATTATGAGATGGTTGCCCAAAACATACCCACTATTtgtaactctctctctctctctctccccccacCCCCTCTccccaaaagaaaaaaaaaagatttcctAACCTAGTAATTATCATTCTGACTGCTGATCTTGTTTCTTCTGCTGTTATCTGGTAGATCGAGGACCCTTTTGAGCGGACAGAGAATACTGCAAGGGCTGTTACTGTTGGAAACCTGGAAAGGATATCTGAAGCATTTCAGTCGACATATCATAGGCTTGTTTTGGACAATCACAATCGTAGTTCTCTCTTTGGCATATTAGTAAGGCCACAAATATCAAATTTCATTGCAGGAACATCTGTTGGGAGCTCAAGTCGCACTCTCATGGAATACCGAAGTACTCGTCAACCAGTGAGCAGGATTGTGTATTCACAATCACAAGTGCAGCATCAAATTCAGAACATGAGCCTGGAAAGACATCCCAATTATTTCTCTAAGAAAGGAGAGTCATCCCAACATTTTGAGCAAGCAAAGAGAGGAAAATCGTCCCAACATTTCAAAGTTGCGGGTGCAACATCCAGTTCACAACACAAGACTGGAAATACTTCTAACTATTTCGCCAAGCAAAGACAGGACAGGTATCCTGACTATACAAGACTGGAAAAACATTCCAACTACTTCACCAGGCAAAGACAGGACATGTATCCTGACTATAAAAGACTGGAAAACATCACAACTAATTCACCAAGCAGAGACAAGAAACTCATCCTAACAATACAAGACCGGAAAAATATCCCGACAAATTCACCTAGCAAAAAGGGTATTCATCCTCAGAGTTCTGCCAAGCAAAGTCAAGAAAGCTATCCAAACTATTCAACCAGACAAAAACATACACGTTTGTATTATGGCCAGGGCCAACATATTTGAGGCAAAAATCTGATCGAACTTTTGGGGACTTCATCTGTTCTCCTTTTGGAACACTTCCTATGAAAGTTGTGTGAAAAGAAGAGTGCAACACTGCTATTTGAGTCTTTTTGGAATATTTTACCATCTAGAAAAATTGTAATGCATGGCTGCTTTCAGAATTTGTTGAGATGATGAAGGGATTATTATGATTTTTCTGAACTGGGAGATGAATTACGAATATTAGTTATCTGAATGTGAATTTTGTCGCCGAGAAAGCTCAACAGGGTCAATGAATTTCCTGTTAGTACCATTTGGCATGCACTGGCATTgagaaattcatttttttttaagttcTTCAATCTGTTGATGATGCTAGCAATTATAAAATCACGAACAAATGTGCTTTTCCCACAGGGGTTCCCTCCGGAGAGCGACCTGGATTTAGAGGGAGCTTTACTTACGGCTCAATCTTTAATTCTTATTCCTTTTACGCTTATGGATTAATAATATACATATAACTTCTTAATTTGAAAATTAGGCACCCAATTCGACTTGCATAATTAAATTAAGCACAGAATATTAGAAGCAAATGtatatattgaaaatatatatttttcacatccgataaaaaaaataaatagtacaaatgtTTCTACTTTGAAACTATGAGATCGTGTTGTACACTGACACTGTTACACAGTTCTTGTACATTGATCTCGTCTCTCATTTGCGCAAATATGGCCATATCAGCATCCACATCCACCACGAGGCAATGAAAGGATGAGTCGTTAAAGAATTTTGAGTCATATCATACAATGGATTCATCTACAGAACTGAACGTTTCTTCCATCTGTGGATTAATCTTTCAACTATTCGTCATCTCTTCGTGACTGGTTGGTCAGATCTTTACAGTTACCTTTTGAAAACAAGTCTACTTCTGTATGCCATTTGCTCAAGGACGCAATAGCCGTTTTTCACAGGTCAAGATCCTGTAACTTGCATGTGGACCCTCAGATGTATCATGCAATGCGACATGCCAACCCATGGCCTTTGCTGTCTCTTGAAGTTCATCCATGACATTAACGGAGTCACGAATGTATGCTCGACCACCAGGTCTGAGTATGCGATCCATCTCAAGCATGATggtagagatattacatctaatGTAAAGGAAAAAACCAGGTAAGAAAAAGCCACCTTGACATTAGAGATGTAATAACAAGATTTTCCAGCAGCTACTAACTGAGTAAAGGCTAAATCATACCTTTTCCTTTCAATAGAAAAGAGACCAGCTGCATGCAAGAAATCATAGGTTCTTGGGTACGTATCAAATGGTTCACACCTGATAAAGACACAAGATCACATACAATTGAAATGCATTAAACCATGTTCAAGTAACAGACAAACCATGAAGAAACTCCTAGGCCAATTTCGATGCCACATCATACTATTTATCCGTATTATCaataaaactcaactcaactcaactaagcctttatcccaaaaatttggggtcggctatatggattcgctttttccactctgaacgattttgggttaaatcctcagaaatgtgtaatgcttctaagtcatgctgtactactctcctccaagtcaatttaggtctacccctttttttctttctatcctctagcctaatgtgctctacttgtctaactggagcctccgtatgtctacgcttcacatgaccaaaccacctcaatctcccttctctcaacttatcttcaattggcaccactcctaccttttctctaatactttcattacggactttatctagtctagtatgaccactcatccaccttaacattctcatctctgcaactcttatcttagatgcatacgactctttcagtgcccaacactcactaccatatagcatagccggtcgtatggctgtacggtaaaattttccttttaatttattgggaatcttacgatcacataaaactcccgtggcacgtctccacttcaaccatccggctttaatcctatgactaacatcctcctcacatcccccatctacttgaaggactgagcctagatatttaaagtgattactttgggacagtgccactccattcaaactaactccttccctatcaccagtttggccttcactgaacttgcaatgcatgtattctgtcttcgttctacttaacttaaaaccctttgactctagagtacttctccaaagttctagcttcctattgactccttcctattgactctagagtacttatcaatgattaataaaaataaaataacaacacGAACAAATGGTTCACAGGAAtcattaattcattattctttTATATCAAGTATTTCGTGAAAATAATTATTACGATATCCACAAAAGTGAATCCAAGCAGGTATATAATACCAATCATGCATAACTCCTAGAAGTCCACGATCATATATAACAGGCAAGGTATTGGGCCCGCTAACAGGTACCACATTCAGAACCCAACAATCAAATCCTTGGTCAATCAATGCAGCTGCAAATCTGCCAAAATTGATAAATAAAACATAAGTTatcagaaatttaaaaaaatgctGTGACGAAGAAATGCATGAGATGAATTTACCCTCCAAAGACAGCTCTCATATCCAATacatttcttaatttaaatttcttCCAATGCCAAGCACGGATATAGCCAGCTATTGTTTCAGCCCAGTATTTTGATTCTGCCTTGAATAGCTCTTTTCTGGACATGTAGGCATCCATTTGTATGCTCTGGAGCCTATCAGGTGGGGTGTGTAAACGGGCAGGCCATTTGGTAACATTTGCTCCGTATCCATCTTCTGGAATTTGAGTAATGCATGCCTTCAGATCAACATACCTAGCAAAATTGTGCAACAAATAAGAATTAGGCACATAAACTTCAGATGCACGAATCTATACACGTCTATTAATTTTGTAACTGCACATAATAATTGACCGTCCTGCCAGCCCCAAAGAGATGGGAGCATTTCATCATTTTCTCAcatacaaatatttaaaaagaaataaaagaaacctTTTAGCTATAATCCATGACAAGTAAATTAAATGTATGAATATCATTTGCAAGATCCAGCATTATTGTAAACCACCACTGATGACTATCATCATTAGAATTTCAACCACAGGCTGAATGTCTTGGTCAGAAAGCAGAAGAAATTGTCCTTCCTGGAGCCTTAATAAGgaaaatgaacatatgatttcaCCAGACTGTATGTACTAAAGAAGTTTCTGAGGTTTCATTGGGGAAAAAGACTCCTTCACAGCATCATATGGTGTTATCCAAAGAAAATAATCTATTTCATCAACTGAATTCTCTACAGAAAAACCAGGTGTTGGAAGAAATGGTTTCTGAAATAGATACGTTCTCTTGCTCTCAATATCTCCTTTCCATAATTCTTTTTTTATTCGGTTGTCAACTGAGTCTACTCAAAATTTCAGGTTTACCTCTAGTTTTAAGTCTTAGTAAGTGTTCATACGTGATAAATGTTTTTACAGCGAGGAAAACGGAGACCATTTGTATACATGAATGCTTTAGATGCCAACAGAAAAACTAAGAAAGGATAAAtgatttaccaaacattatcagGGTCATCATTTGGATCACACAATGGAGGTTTTATTCCTGCTTCACGGCTTAGGTAGCAGCTGTTGTTGAAGGGTTTCTGCCATATTGCAATATATCCCTCCTTCTTAACAAGTGCCCAGCAGAGACGAGTAGTAAGTTTAAGCATCTCTGAAAAATACACAAATGCAGAAGTAATCAAGGTTGTGTAATGGCCAACAATTAGTATGCAAACCATTTTTTTTGGCCAATATTAAAGAAATCCCATCTCTCTGTGTCCATCTGTGGTTGATTTGCTGAATTTTTTCATGGATGCATGAACCATTTAAGGATAACTAGCAATAGTCATATGAAGAAGCAGTTAATTTGCAATTGGTTACTATGAAATTGAATTGATACCTTCCCATTGTTCTTCTAGAATTTGCTCATGCTTATAAACTGGCTGTGCTGCCCAGGCAAAGTATCCTCCTGCTCGGAGCATCCTATTGACCTCAAGGAGCAATATTCCGTCTTCAGAATGTATTAGAGGAAAACACAAAAATCAGAAGATATCCCATAAACAAAAGAAGATTAAAAAAGTATGTAAGAAATGACTTATTTCATAGTTTTCATGCACGCATATACTAGCAACACAACCTTGCAAGGGATATTATAATACCATAGAATTCACTCATCTTTCAGTTGGAGGGGGGGAGAGGCAAAGAAAAAGGTGTGGGAATTGAAAAACTTATGATTATGGAAGCATGAGGCATATACTGCACCAACAGTTTCATGTCACAGCTAGCAAAGGGTATCAAttaaaaaatgtaatataatgCTCTATACTTTATCTTCATCTAGCTTTGATATTTAAACTAGGCACCAAACATAATTGACATACCATCACGAGTCCAATTGATTCTACATCTTGAACAATGTATTATTTCAAAGGCTTGACTTGGATATAACAAACGGTGAGTAGCCAATGCAGCCACCATTGCAGGTACACCACGCTCAAGAGCAAACTGAATTTGGTTCTCATGAACATCCTTGGGAGCTATTGATATAGTTAACACATTCCTTGATAGCAAATAGGCACCAAAACTAGCCACACCACATCCAACATCCAGAACAACTCGAGTATGACTACCAAATGCAATATCAGGGACCATCTACACATACAAATTATGAGATATTGAACATGGATTAGACAAGATGCAAATGCCCAATTATATGTTTCCTTCGTAAGActaaaattcaaaactttaaaccTTATTAATCTGATCCAAATATTGATCTGCCCCATGTATGAACTGTGTACCACCACCAGGAAACTTAAACTTGTCCTTCTCTTTAGAAATCCAGTTTTGACCTCCTTTATCTTCAACTAAGCGAGAGTGAGGAACATTGTTATACCATACCTGTAACGAAGTAGCATGTTCTATTAAGAGAACTTccaaaaagatatatatatatatatatatatatatatatagagagagagagagagagagagagagagagagagagagagagagagagagagagctaacaAGTCAATTTAAGAGTCCTCAACTACCAACAAgaaatgaaattttcaaataaaccCACCAAGACTGACTAATTCAATCAGCGAATGCAACAAACTAACAAATATTTGAACATACACCGAATTCCACACAGCAATGACAATTACCAAGTAGTAGATTTATACACCGCACCAGAAAAGGAGGGTGGATTAGACTAATGCAACAACTAGCCCACTAGAGCTAAGCTTTTCATTTGGACAGGAATGCAATACAACCTTGCACACTTTCATTTTTCTCCTCCTCAAGCAGACATATAATAATCACCACAATCAGCAAATTCTACATTGTTAACTAAATTCAATGCTGATGCATAACGAAGGGAGTTTATTTGAAAATCCATTCAATTGAATCTAAGACAGCTACTTTGACTTGATTAAAACCgccaaaagaaaatttattttcatctttcttttctttccctccATTTCTCTGCAACAAATATACAATTCAAGAGGGAAAAATAACAACAAATCACCAATACCTCATCTCGACTCCTCGGCCAGGGAATTGGCTGTCGGTAGCCTTTCGGAGGCGGGACCAAGCAATTCAATCCTTTCCCTTCCTCAGGACAATGTCGCTCGTACTTTTCCCCCCTCTCTGTCGAATTCAACCTCTTTATTGCGTACACGTTATCCAAACACGGAATGTACTCCCTCATACTCTCCGGACAGAGCTCAAATCTCTTAACCCTGACTCTAATATCCTTCTCACCACTCTCAACTCCAGTCTCATTTCCCCAATTCTCCACAACCTCTGGATCGAACTCCCCAACCTCAAAATCATCGCTCATTCTTCCATCACTGTCAATAATCCCAAACGTCCGATTCGTATCAGACTGCGAAGATTGAACAATGGGCAAAGAGTGATCCGTCGTCGGCGGTGGAAGTGGAGCAAGGGAAAGAGTCTTGTCAGGTAAAGTTTGGGATTGGTTTTGGGCGATGAGGGCAGTGATGTTAAACGACTTACCCAAGTTAGGCGAAACGGCAACGGCTTTTTGTGGGGCGGAAGAAAAGAAGATGAGTTGCTGGTAGCCATTGGAAGACCAGTGCCTCCCCAAGTAAAAGAAGGTGATGGAGATTAAAACGAAGGCTGTGATCCTGAGAACCAGAGGGGTTTTGAAGAGATCCACATTGGTGAGAGCTTTCATGGCGGCAAAAGAGAAGCTAAAGCTACCATACAAGTAAGATCTTGGATCCGTGAACTTATGGGTTGTTAATGGAGGATTATGGGTGCGAGAATAAGTGATTACGAGTTGTTACTTGGG is a window encoding:
- the LOC110646772 gene encoding protein HESO1; this translates as MNGYNTLEPTLKDMLKVIKPLQEDWDVRSKIIEELKDVVTSVESLRGATVEPFGSFVSNLFTRWGDLDISIVLSNGSYISSTGKKRKQNLLGELLRALRQKGKFHRLQFVPSARVPILKFECGPKSISCDISVDNLHGQMKSKFLLWINQIDGRFRDMVLLVKEWAKTHNINNSKAGTLNSYSLSLLVIFHFQTCVPAILPPLREIYPRNAVDDLTGVRTVAEERIKKICHANISRYMSDKYRAANRSSLSELFISFLAKFSNISTKAVKLGICTFTGQWQDMRSIMRWLPKTYPLFIEDPFERTENTARAVTVGNLERISEAFQSTYHRLVLDNHNRSSLFGILVRPQISNFIAGTSVGSSSRTLMEYRSTRQPVSRIVYSQSQVQHQIQNMSLERHPNYFSKKGESSQHFEQAKRGKSSQHFKVAGATSSSQHKTGNTSNYFAKQRQDRYPDYTRLEKHSNYFTRQRQDMYPDYKRLENITTNSPSRDKKLILTIQDRKNIPTNSPSKKGIHPQSSAKQSQESYPNYSTRQKHTRLYYGQGQHI
- the LOC110646774 gene encoding probable methyltransferase PMT11 gives rise to the protein MKALTNVDLFKTPLVLRITAFVLISITFFYLGRHWSSNGYQQLIFFSSAPQKAVAVSPNLGKSFNITALIAQNQSQTLPDKTLSLAPLPPPTTDHSLPIVQSSQSDTNRTFGIIDSDGRMSDDFEVGEFDPEVVENWGNETGVESGEKDIRVRVKRFELCPESMREYIPCLDNVYAIKRLNSTERGEKYERHCPEEGKGLNCLVPPPKGYRQPIPWPRSRDEVWYNNVPHSRLVEDKGGQNWISKEKDKFKFPGGGTQFIHGADQYLDQINKMVPDIAFGSHTRVVLDVGCGVASFGAYLLSRNVLTISIAPKDVHENQIQFALERGVPAMVAALATHRLLYPSQAFEIIHCSRCRINWTRDDGILLLEVNRMLRAGGYFAWAAQPVYKHEQILEEQWEEMLKLTTRLCWALVKKEGYIAIWQKPFNNSCYLSREAGIKPPLCDPNDDPDNVWYVDLKACITQIPEDGYGANVTKWPARLHTPPDRLQSIQMDAYMSRKELFKAESKYWAETIAGYIRAWHWKKFKLRNVLDMRAVFGGFAAALIDQGFDCWVLNVVPVSGPNTLPVIYDRGLLGVMHDWCEPFDTYPRTYDFLHAAGLFSIERKRCNISTIMLEMDRILRPGGRAYIRDSVNVMDELQETAKAMGWHVALHDTSEGPHASYRILTCEKRLLRP